One genomic segment of Aythya fuligula isolate bAytFul2 chromosome 5, bAytFul2.pri, whole genome shotgun sequence includes these proteins:
- the PIK3C2A gene encoding phosphatidylinositol 4-phosphate 3-kinase C2 domain-containing subunit alpha codes for MDICSRGMAQISSSNGFKQRSSPSLATARSKDVDKEEALQMEAEALAKMQKERGNKQTFHSVSSTRQTAQTHNKQDHDLMVFPESDAKRMEDKLSTIDIEKLTHAELEKLLLDDSFEASKAPTLPVTPILSPSLSSQFYLGPAAQRGQWTPGIPAPVTCTLPPIYPSASYTKQTGVFQNGFHPSMSSYHSREPLYLGLPRQSQYISYPLAATTPFHPQGSLPIYPPVLTPEMAKVFDKIASTSEFLKNGKSSTDLEMTAIKSAVSDLPASESCRDISKFDWLDLDPLSKPKVDSVETLYKAEDDGEMASSLTAEDPWDAVLLEEKLLVTCHLERKINGKSAGATVTRSQSLNMRTTQLAKLQGQTSQKDNGTTGLLTENALLQEIEGQNQELSAFSQTVTKLRTKFPYADQQTNPGFVLSPIMLQRNISGESASIKVSIEIQGFQQPVTFTCDVSSPVELIIMQALCWVHDDLSEVDIGSYILKVCGQEEVLQNKHCVGSHEYIQNCRKWDTEIKLQLVTHSVICRGLARTEEDDRTPIHLTKHLYKVEKPFREPIIRCSLEELLEVYHKQTEIALKNENQHKAVDQLIKTVRKICSTLDGVETPAITESVKKLRRAVNLPRTKNTEVSLKCGDDPSKSSSGSLQPESPLKVSIDQLTRAVEALLQLHMNLCSSSSAAISPKDKSTKEAWTATEHLQFTVFAAHGIFPGWVANYEKYYLICSLTHNGKDLFKPVQSKKVGTYKNFFYLIKWDELIIFPIQISQLPLESVLCLTLFGILNQSSGSSPDSNKQRKGPEMLGQVSLPLFDFRRLLTCGTKLLQLWTSSHPNHASGTASKKGNMERIVLQVDFPSHAFDIEYKIPQAAKTTVQHSIETLEKPMRERLLAILSKDNTIGLSKEDKEFLWEKRHYCHTHTNSLPKILASAPHWDWASLPEIYSLLQQWPPLSPLAALELLDSKFADQEVRNTAMNWIETLSDDELTDFLPQFVQALKYETYLDSALVQFLLARALGSIRIAHYLYWLLKDTLYDSKFGVRYEQILGAFFSVCGKGLREELEKQTRLVQLFGMVAEKVKQTSVSGRQAALQSGMERVQSFFLKNKCRLPLNPSLVAKELNIKACSFFSSNAVPLKVALINADPLGEEINVMFKVGEDLRQDMLALQMIKIMDKIWLQEGLDLRMVIFKCLSTGKDRGMVELVPASETLRKIQVEYGVTGSFKDKPLAEWLRKYNPTEEEYEKASENFIYSCAGCCVATYVLGICDRHNDNIMLRNTGHMFHIDFGKFLGHAQMFGSFKRDRAPFVLTSDMAYVINGGEKPTIRFQLFVDLCCQAYNSIRKHANLFLNLLSLMLSSGLPELSSIQDLKYVQDALQPQTTDAEATIFFTRLIESSLGSVATKFNFFIHNLAQLRFSGLPSNDEPILSFSAKTYSLKQDGRIKQVSVFTYQKRYNPDKHYIYVVRVLREGQAEPTFVFRTFDEFQELHNKLGILFPLWKLPGFPNKMVLGRTHIKDVAAKRKVELNSYIQSLMNSSSEVSECDLVYTFFHPLLRDDKVEGIDGITRSTDASPSSPTSGKVGGEVKLSISYRNSTLFIMVMHIKDLVTEDGADPNPYVKTYLLPDTHKTSKRKTKISRKTRNPTFNEMLVYSGYSMETLKQRELQLSVLSAESLRENFFLGGITLSLKDFNLSKETVNWYRLTAVPYL; via the exons ATGGACATCTGCTCTCGCGGTATGGCCCAGATATCCAGCAGCAATGGATTTAAGCAGCGCTCGTCACCTTCTTTGGCAACTGCAAGGTCAAAAGATGTGGACAAAGAGGAGGCGTTGCAGATGGAAGCTGAGGCACTAGCTAagatgcagaaggaaagaggtAACAAGCAAACTTTTCATTCGGTAAGCAGCACCAGGCAAACAGCACAGACACACAACAAGCAGGACCACGACCTCATGGTGTTTCCAGAGTCTGATGCCAAGAGAATGGAAGATAAACTCAGTACCATCGACATAGAGAAGCTCACTCATGCCGAGCTAGAGAAACTGCTGCTGGATGACAGTTTTGAAGCTAGTAAAGCCCCCACGTTACCAGTAACTCCTATTTTGAGCCCATCGCTGTCTTCACAATTTTATCTTGGGCCTGCTGCTCAGCGAGGACAGTGGACGCCTGGGATACCAGCACCTGTGACATGCACTTTACCTCCTATTTACCCCTCAGCTTCTTACACAAAACAGACTGGTGTGTTTCAGAACGGATTCCATCCAAGTATGTCCTCCTATCACTCTAGAGAACCTCTTTATCTTGGTCTTCCAAGGCAGTCACAATACATTTCATATCCATTGGCAGCTACGACACCTTTCCATCCGCAAGGAAGCCTACCTATATACCCTCCAGTACTTACACCAGAAATGGCAAAAGTGTTTGACAAAATTGCAAGCACCTCGGAGTTTCTGAAAAATGGGAAGTCAAGCACGGACTTAGAAATGACTGCTATAAAGTCTGCAGTTTCCGACCTCCCAGCCTCGGAAAGCTGCAGGGACATCAGTAAATTTGACTGGTTAGATTTGGATCCCCTAAGTAAACCAAAGGTGGACAGTGTGGAGACTTTATATAAGGCAGAGGATGATGGAGAGATGGCTTCAAGTTTGACAGCTGAAGATCCGTGGGACGCTGTGTTGTTGGAAGAAAAGTTGTTAGTAACGTGtcatctggaaagaaaaattaatgggAAATCTGCTGGAGCAACAGTTACAAGGAGCCAGTCCTTAAACATGCGAACGACTCAGCTTGCAAAGTTACAGGGCCAAACATCACAG AAAGACAATGGGACCACTGGTTTGCTGACAGAAAATGCACTTCTCCAAGAAATTGAAGGGCAGAATCAAGAACTGTCAGCTTTTTCTCAAACAGTTACAAA ATTGAGGACCAAGTTTCCATATGCTGATCAGCAAACAAATCCAGGCTTTGTGCTGAGTCCAATCATGCTGCAAAGAAATATAAGTGGGGAGAGTGCCAGTATCAAGGTTTCTATAGAAATCCAAGGATTCCAGCAACCAGTAACTTTTACATGCGATG TGAGTTCCCCTGTTGAGCTTATAATAATGCAGGCACTTTGCTGGGTGCACGATGACTTGAGTGAAGTGGACATTGGCAGCTATATCCTGAAAGTCTGTGGCCAAGAAGAAGTCTTACAGAA TAAGCACTGTGTAGGAAGCCATGAATATATTCAGAACTGTCGGAAATGGgatacagaaattaaactgcAGCTCGTGACTCACAGCGTAATATGCAGGGGTCTGGCACGAACA GAAGAAGATGACAGAACACCCATACACCTAACCAAACACCTTTACAAAGTAGAAAAGCCTTTCAGAGAACCTATTATAAG GTGTTCTCTTGAAGAGCTTCTTGAAGTCTATCATAAGCAAACTGAAATAGCTCTTAAAAATGAG AACCAGCATAAAGCAGTGGATCAATTAATTAAGACTGTCAGAAAAATCTGTTCCACATTGGATGGCGTAGAGACTCCTGCAATAACGGAATCAGTAAAGAAGCTAAGGAGGGCTGTTAATCTTCCAAGGACTAAAAACACCGAG GTATCCTTAAAATGTGGCGATGACCCTAGCAAGAGTTCATCTG GTTCACTACAGCCTGAAAGCCCTCTGAAAGTGAGTATAGACCAGTTAACAAGAGCAGTTGAGGCCCTTCTGCAACTCCACATGAATTTGTGTAGCAGCAGTTCAGCAGCAATTTCTCCAAAAGATAAGAGTACGAAGGAAGCATGGACTGCCACGGAGCATCTCCAGTTCACAGTGTTTGCTGCACATGGAATTTTTCCTGGTTGGGTAGCAAA TTATGAAAAATACTACTTGATTTGTTCTCTGACACACAATGGAAAAGATCTGTTCAAACCTGTTCAGTCCAAGAAGGTTGGCACATACAAGAACTTCTTCTACTTGATTAAATGGGATGAACT aataaTTTTCCCCATCCAGATTTCACAACTGCCTTTGGAATCAGTCTTGTGTCTGACTTTGTTTGGAATTCTGAATCAAAGCAGTGGAAGTTCGCCTGATTCAAATAAGCAGAGAAAGGGCCCAGAAATGTTGGGTCAGGTTTCTCTACCTCTTTTTGATTTTAGGCG ATTGCTAACTTGTGGGACAAAGCTCTTGCAACTCTGGACCTCATCGCATCCAAATCATGCATCAGGGACGGCCAGTAAGAAGGGAAATATGGAAAGAATAGTACTGCAG gttgaCTTTCCATCCCATGCTTTTGATATTGAATATAAAATTCCTCAGGCTGCAAAGACTACTGTGCAACATTCCATAGAAACATTAGAGAAACCAATGAGAGAACGTCTCCTCGCCATTCTCTCTAAGGATAACACCATTGG GCTGtcaaaagaagataaagaatTTTTGTGGGAGAAGAGACATTATTGTCATACTCATACTAATAGCTTACCAAAAATACTGGCTAGTGCCCCTCACTGGGACTGGGCAAGTCTTCCAGAAATATATTCGTTACTTCAGCAGTGGCCTCCTTTATCACCCTTAGCTGCACTGGAACTACTTGATTcaaa GTTTGCTGATCAGGAAGTACGAAATACAGCTATGAATTGGATAGAGACATTAAGTGATGATGAATTAACAGACTTCCTCCCTCAGTTTGTGCAG gCACTGAAGTATGAAACTTACCTGGACAGTGCTCTTGTCCAATTTCTTTTGGCACGGGCATTGGGAAGTATCCGAATAGCACATTACCTTTACTG GCTTCTTAAGGATACGCTCTATGATTCAAAGTTTGGTGTAAGATATGAGCAAATTCTTGGAGCCTTTTTTTCCGTCTGTGGAAAAGGGCTGAGGgaagagctggagaagcagaCCAGACTGGTTCAGCTTTTTGGAATGGTAGCAGAAAAAGTCAAGCAAACAAGTGTATCAGGTCGACAG gctgctttACAAAGTGGTATGGAACGTGTGCAGTCATTTTTCTTGAAGAACAAGTGCCGTTTGCCTCTCAATCCCAGTCTTGTGGCAAAAGAACTAAATATTAAG GCGTGTTCTTTCTTCAGCTCCAATGCAGTACCACTGAAAGTTGCACTGATAAATGCAGACCCTCTGGGAGAAGAAATTAATGTGATGTTTAAG GTTGGAGAAGATCTGCGACAAGATATGTTGGCTTTACAAATGATTAAGATTATGGATAAGatctggctgcaggagggacTGGATCTACGGATGGTTATCTTCAAATGTCTCTCAACTGGAAAAGATCGAG GCATGGTAGAACTCGTTCCTGCTTCAGAAACTCTTAGGAAAATTCAAGTGGAATATGGAGTGACGGGTTCTTTTAAAGACAAACCTCTGGCAGAATGGTTGCGGAAATATAATCCTACTGAGGAAGAATATGAAAAG gcttcagaaaacttcatttattcTTGTGCAGGATGCTGTGTAGCTACTTACGTGTTGGGAATTTGTGACCGCCACAATGATAACATAATGCTTCGAAACACAGGGCATATGTTTCACATCGACTTTGGAAAATTTTTGGGTCACGCACAAATGTTTGGTAGctttaaaag GGATCGGGCTCCTTTTGTGCTAACGTCAGATATGGCTTATGTCATTAACGGTGGTGAAAAACCGACTATTCGCTTCCAGTTGTTTGTGGATCTCTGTTGTCAAGCTTACAATTCGATAAGGAAACATGCAAACCTCTTCCTTAACCTACTTTCCCTG ATGCTTTCTTCTGGATTACCAGAACTAAGTAGTATTCAGGACTTGAAGTATGTCCAGGATGCTCTCCAGCCCCAAACAACAGATGCAGAAGCCACCATTTTCTTTACAAG gtTGATTGAATCCAGTCTAGGAAGCGTTGCcacaaagtttaattttttcattCACAACCTGGCTCAGCTGCGTTTCTCAGGCCTGCCATCCAATGATGAACCCATCCTCTCGTTTTCTGCGAAGACGTACTCCCTGAAACAAGACGGCCGGATCAAACAAGTGTCTGTGTTTACGTACCAGAAGAGGTATAATCCAGATAAACATTAT ATATATGTAGTGAGAGTTTTGAGAGAAGGGCAAGCTGAGCCAACGTTTGTTTTCCGAACATTTGATGAGTTCCAGGAGCTCCACAACAAACTTGGcattctctttcctctctggAAGTTACCAGG CTTTCCTAACAAGATGGTCCTGGGAAGAACGCACATAAAAGATGTAGCTGCTAAAAGAAAAGTCGAGCTCAACAGCTACATCCAGAGTCTGATGAACAGTTCTTCAGAGGTGTCAGAA TGTGATCTTGTCTATACGTTTTTCCATCCACTGCTTCGTGATGACAAAGTGGAAGGAATAGACGGAATCACCAGATCTACAG atgcaagTCCATCAAGTCCTACCTCAGGCAAAGTGGGAGGAGAAGTGAAGCTATCCATATCATACAGAAACAGCACTCTGTTCATCATGGTGATGCATATTAAAGATCTG GTTACAGAAGATGGTGCAGATCCAAATCCCTATGTAAAAACTTACTTATTGCCAGACACGCACAAAACATCCAAACGCAAAACCAAAATTTCCCGGAAGACAAGAAACCCAACTTTCAACGAAATG